The segment TTGCTCCGAATTTGGCACGCACTGCACCCTCGCAACGCCGACGCCATGCTGCTTGTCTTCGTCAGAAGGAAAGGCGACCGCCGTCACCAGGAAGCCATCCTGCCTCAGGGTGGTGAATGCTCGCTTGAATGTCTCGCCTCCAACCGTGTCAAAGACGACGTCCATGTCACGAACGATGTTTTCGAAAGGCTGCCTGGTGTAATCGACGAACTCGTCGGCGCCGAGGCTGCGGACATACTCCTTGTTTCGAGCGGACGCCATCGCGGTGACATGCGCGCCTCGGGCCTTCGCAAGCTGAACTGCCAGGGAGCCGACGCCGCCCGAGCTGTTTGTGATGAACACGTGCTGGCCGGTCGAAAGTTTGGCAACGTCAAACATGGCCTGCCACGCGGTTAATGCTCCGAGCGGCGTAGCAGCCGTTTCGATAAAATCGAGGGTGGAGGGCTTGCGCGCGACATCCGTCGTTTTGGCGATCGCATACTGCGCGAAACCTCCCTGTTTGATAACGCCGTAGACGCCGTCGCCTCGATTGAATTCGGTGACGCCTGGTCCAAGTTTTTCGACAATGCCTGCAATCTCTCCGCCCAGATGGATTGGCAAGGTCATCCCCATTCGCTGGCCAGCGCCACTGCGAATCTTCCAATCCACAGGGTTGACGCCTGCCGCATGGACTTTAACCAGCACTTCGCCTGCTTTCGGCTCAGGACATTTGACCTCGGCATATTTAAGCACGCTGTTGTCGCCATATTCGTTGATAATGATTGCTTTCATGTCTTCGCTCTCGGTTGTTGAGGTTTTGGTGTCGGCTCGACCATCGACAAGTCCTATGCTAGACGAACACCTTATCGATGTTCTGCCAATCTCCATCGCCGAAAAGCCAATCATGCCCAGACATCCTTTCACCTTTCAGCGAGGCTTCAAACAACGCGGCGAAGGCTTGCCAATCCATGCCCACGACGAGGCGCAACTCACCTTTGCCGCATCTGGGATGGTGCAGGTTCACACTGAGGAAGGCCGGTGGCTGGTACCTTCACAGCTCGCAGTCTGGATTCCCGCTCGCGTTCCCCATCGCGTCGATGTCTTGACGGACGCCGAATTATGGATGGTCCATTGGGAGCCATCGGCGGCGCAAGAATGGGCGCCTCCGGTACCGCTCGATCAGACATTCGCTTTACGCGTGACCCCGCTCATGCAGTCTTTGCTCGAGGCGGCCTTCATGGCCGATGTCAGCCGAGAGAAGGGGGAACTCGTAGCCAAGCTCATGCTGCACGAACTGACGTCAACGGCCCACGCGCCAACATTCCTCCCCCTGCCGACAAGCACAATCGGGCTTCGGGTCGCCGACATGGCTCTCACCGATCATCAGAGCCTGATGAGCATAGATGAATTTGCATCGCGGGCCGCGACATCCGTGCGAACCTTAAGCCGATTGTTTCCTTCGGAGACAGGGTTGACCTTCAAGGCCTGGCGACAACGGGCACGGATCGTGCAGTCGATGGATCTACTCGCCAAGGGAAAGCCAATCGCCCGCGTGGCTGCCGACTTCGGGTTTTCCAGTGCCGCTTCGTTCTCGCACGCTTTCCGGCAGGTCACGGCCATGACGCCAACCCAGTTTATGGGGGTGAAACCTTTAGCCTGGAGTCTGTCACGTTCAGATTGAACCAGACAGACTCTAAATTCTCTTGTTTTCGTTTGTGTTTTCGGAAAAATCGGTTTTCCCTTTTCCCTGACAAACTCTAAAGGCGTTCAGCTTCTGGTGTCGCAACCAGTTTTGCGGCTTCGATATTTGCCAGTGAAAGTGCGTCGCGCATCGATTTTCCTGTGGCGAGGGTTGCGGCCATCACGCCGATGAACATGTCGCCGGCTCCGTGCGTGCTTTCCACTTTCACCTTCACGGCAGGCAGGACAATTTCGTCTCCGCCTCGACTTGCGTAGGCGACACCCGCGCCGCCTGCGGTGACCACAACGTCCGGGAAGTTCGCCAACAGCCTCCTTGCCGCTTCCAATGCGCCATCGAGCGTTTCGACAACCGGGACACCCGCCAGCATTTCAGCCTCGATGGCGTTGACGACGATGATGTCTATCAGGTTCTGAAGGTCGGCTGACAAGGCGCGCGCCGGTGCGGCATTGATCAGGA is part of the Agrobacterium vitis genome and harbors:
- a CDS encoding NADP-dependent oxidoreductase; this encodes MKAIIINEYGDNSVLKYAEVKCPEPKAGEVLVKVHAAGVNPVDWKIRSGAGQRMGMTLPIHLGGEIAGIVEKLGPGVTEFNRGDGVYGVIKQGGFAQYAIAKTTDVARKPSTLDFIETAATPLGALTAWQAMFDVAKLSTGQHVFITNSSGGVGSLAVQLAKARGAHVTAMASARNKEYVRSLGADEFVDYTRQPFENIVRDMDVVFDTVGGETFKRAFTTLRQDGFLVTAVAFPSDEDKQHGVGVARVQCVPNSEQLTQIRELIEADKVKPYVATVLPFESVKEALELSEDGHTRGKIVLQIA
- a CDS encoding AraC family transcriptional regulator, which gives rise to MPRHPFTFQRGFKQRGEGLPIHAHDEAQLTFAASGMVQVHTEEGRWLVPSQLAVWIPARVPHRVDVLTDAELWMVHWEPSAAQEWAPPVPLDQTFALRVTPLMQSLLEAAFMADVSREKGELVAKLMLHELTSTAHAPTFLPLPTSTIGLRVADMALTDHQSLMSIDEFASRAATSVRTLSRLFPSETGLTFKAWRQRARIVQSMDLLAKGKPIARVAADFGFSSAASFSHAFRQVTAMTPTQFMGVKPLAWSLSRSD